One part of the Eucalyptus grandis isolate ANBG69807.140 chromosome 10, ASM1654582v1, whole genome shotgun sequence genome encodes these proteins:
- the LOC104421277 gene encoding uncharacterized protein LOC104421277 isoform X2, with protein MTEVPFRPREKLLEKQQYFQNIHRHTYLKGRMDKITSVTIPIALAAASLYMIGRGIYNMSHGIGKKE; from the exons ATGACAGAGGTGCCTTTTAGACCCCGGGAGAAGCTATTGGAGAAGCAGCAATATTTTCAGAACATTCACAGACATACTTATCTGAAGGGACGTATGGATAAGATTACCTCTGTGACAATTCCCATTGCACTGGCAGCTGCTTCGTTGTATATGATT GGTCGCGGGATCTATAACATGTCCCATGGGATTGGGAAAAAGGAATGA
- the LOC104421277 gene encoding uncharacterized protein LOC104421277 isoform X1, with product MTESRMTEVPFRPREKLLEKQQYFQNIHRHTYLKGRMDKITSVTIPIALAAASLYMIGRGIYNMSHGIGKKE from the exons ATGACAGAAAGCAGGATGACAGAGGTGCCTTTTAGACCCCGGGAGAAGCTATTGGAGAAGCAGCAATATTTTCAGAACATTCACAGACATACTTATCTGAAGGGACGTATGGATAAGATTACCTCTGTGACAATTCCCATTGCACTGGCAGCTGCTTCGTTGTATATGATT GGTCGCGGGATCTATAACATGTCCCATGGGATTGGGAAAAAGGAATGA
- the LOC104421278 gene encoding histone deacetylase 9, translating to MRPKDRISYFYDGDVGSVYFGPNHPMKPHRLCMTHHLVLSYELHTKMEIYRPHKAYPAELAQFHSPDYVEFLHRITPDTQHLFPNDLAKYNLGEDCPVFENLFEFCQIYAGGTIDAARRLNNQLCDIAINWAGGLHHAKKCEASGFCYINDLVLGILELLKYHARVLYIDIDVHHGDGVEEAFYFTDRVMTVSFHKFGDMFFPGTGDVKEIGGKEGKFYAINVPLKDGIDDTSFTRLFKAIISKVVETYQPGAIVLQCGADSLAGDRLGCFNLSIDGHSECVRFVKKFNLPLLVTGGGGYTKENVARCWVVETGVLLDTELPNEIPENEYFKYFAPDYSLKIPRGNIVLENLNSKSYLSAIKVQVLENLRNIQHAPSVQMQEVPPDFYIPDFDEDEQNPDERMDQHTQDKQIQRDDEYYDGDNDNDHNMDDS from the exons ATGCGACCCAAGGACAGGATTTCGTACTTCTACGACG GAGATGTGGGCAGCGTCTATTTCGGTCCGAATCATCCGATGAAGCCGCACCGGCTCTGCATGACCCACCATCTTGTCCTCTCTTACGAGCTTCACACGAAGATGGAAATTTAC CGGCCGCACAAAGCCTACCCCGCTGAGCTCGCCCAGTTCCACTCTCCTGATTATGTCGAGTTTTTGCACCGGATTACACCCGACACCCAGCACCTGTTCCCAAATGATTTGGCAAAAT ATAATCTTGGAGAAGATTGTCCTGTCTTTGAAAACTTGTTCGagttttgtcaaatttatgctGGTGGCACGATAG ATGCTGCAAGAAGATTAAATAATCAACTCTGTGATATAGCTATCAACTGGGCTGGAGGATTACATCATGCCAAGAAGTGTGAAGCATCTGGATTCTGCTATATAAATGACCTAGTTTTGGGAATATTGGAGCTGCTGAAATATCATGCACGTGTTTTATATATTGACATAGATGTGCATCATGGTGATGGCGTAGAAGAAGCCTTTTACTTCACTGacag GGTAATGACTGTTAGCTTTCACAAATTCGGGGATATGTTCTTTCCAGGAACTGGTGATGTTAAG GAAATaggaggaaaagaaggaaagttcTATGCTATCAATGTCCCACTCAAGGACGGAATAGACGATACTAGCTTCACTCGACTTTTCAAGGCT ATCATTTCGAAGGTCGTCGAAACATACCAACCTGGTGCTATTGTACTCCAATGCGGAGCAGATTCACTTGCTGGGGACCGTTTGGGGTGTTTCAATCTCTCTATTGATG GACATTCTGAGTGTGTAAGGTTcgtcaagaaattcaatttgccATTATTg GTTACTGGTGGTGGAGGATACACAAAAGAGAATGTTGCTCGATGTTGGGTTGTTGAAACAGGAGTTCTCTTAGATACAGAACTTCCAAATG AGATTCCTGAAAACGAGTATTTCAAGTACTTTGCTCCTGATTATTCATTGAAGATTCCTCGTGGAAATATCGTACTC GAGAATCTAAATAGCAAGTCCTACCTCAGTGCAATCAAAGTGCAAGTGTTAGAAAACCTTCGTAATATTCAACATGCCCCAAGTGTACAAATGCAGGAG GTTCCACCCGATTTCTATATTCCCGATTTTGACGAAGACGAGCAGAATCCTGATGAACGAATGGATC AGCATACCCAGGACAAGCAAATCCAACGAGATGATGAATATTATGATGGGGACAATGATAACGACCATAACATGGATGATTCATGA
- the LOC104421280 gene encoding alkaline/neutral invertase E, chloroplastic: MAMASPAGCLHTLSGVPHSLHYRLSFLNYVSPVFAFSRDANYGQIRDSKHMHWYKTSTMLKHQPRVHSIPSVGCTPWGYSKLIRSHSLICKCQRTESNSGSSVESGTKSEVSLNGMNGQSTVEESEAVQKLKNGNEDLASSGMCGQPEATREKVQKISSKSMEDEAWDLMRDSVAYYCNNPIGTIAANDPSCPSILNYDQVFIRDFVPSGIAFLLKGEYDIVRNFILHTLQLQSWEKTMDSYSPGQGLMPASFKVRTVPLNGDNSATEEILDPDFGEAAIGRVAPVDSGLWWIILLRAYGKCSGDLSVQERVDVQTGIKMILKLCLADGFDMFPTLLVTDGSCMIDRRMGIHGHPLEIQSLFYSALLCAREMLTPEDASADLIQALNNRLIALSFHIREYYWIDMRKLNEIYRYTTEEYSYDAVNKFNIYPDQIPPWLAGWMPNKGGYLIGNLQPAHMDFRFFSLGNLWSIVSSLATVDQSHAILDLIEAKWADLVADMPFKICYPALEGQEWRIVTGSDPKNTPWSYHNGGSWPTLLWQLTVACIKMNRPEIAENAVRMAERRISQDKWPEYYDTKRARFIGKQAHLFQTWSIAGYLVSKLLLSNPSAVRILANEEDADLVNAFSCMISSNPRRKRGRPAVEKRFIV; the protein is encoded by the exons ATGGCGATGGCCTCTCCGGCAGGATGTCTTCATACATTATCTGGTGTTCCACACAGCCTTCACTATCGCCTCTCCTTTTTGAACTATGTGAGCCCAGTGTTTGCTTTTTCACGTGATGCAAATTATGGTCAGATAAGAGACTCAAAGCACATGCATTGGTACAAGACTTCGACAATGTTAAAGCATCAACCTAGGGTACATTCAATTCCCAGTGTTGGTTGTACTCCCTGGGGATATTCCAAACTTATCAGGTCTCATTCTTTGATTTGCAAATGCCAACGGACAGAAAGTAATAGTGGATCGTCAGTTGAATCTGGAACGAAATCTGAGGTTTCTCTTAATGGCATGAATGGGCAATCGACTGTTGAAGAATCTGAGGCGgtacaaaagttaaaaaatggaaatgaagatttagCATCAAGTGGAATGTGTGGGCAGCCAGAAGCAACTAGAGAGAAGGTGCAAAAGATTAGCTCAAAATCAATGGAGGATGAAGCCTGGGATTTGATGCGGGATTCCGTTGCTTATTATTGCAACAATCCCATTGGTACTATTGCTGCAAATGACCCAAGCTGTCCAAGTATCCTTAACTATGATCAAGTTTTCATTCGTGATTTTGTCCCTTCTGGGATAGCTTTCCTTTTGAAGGGAGAGTATGATATTGTAAGGAATTTCATCCTTCACACTCTTCAGTTGCAG AGCTGGGAGAAAACCATGGATAGTTATAGCCCTGGCCAAGGTTTGATGCCTGCCAGCTTTAAGGTTCGTACTGTTCCACTCAATGGTGATAATTCTGCAACTGAAGAGATATTAGATCCAGACTTTGGTGAAGCAGCAATTGGCCGTGTGGCACCAGTTGATTCAGGGCTCTGGTGGATTATTTTGTTACGGGCATATGGAAAGTGCTCTGGAGATCTTTCAGTTCAAGAGAGAGTCGATGTCCAAACTGGGATCAAAATGATCTTGAAGTTATGTCTAGCTGATGGTTTTGATATGTTCCCGACATTGCTGGTCACTGATGGTTCTTGCATGATTGATCGGCGCATGGGAATTCATGGCCATCCTCTTGAGATTCAG TCACTCTTTTATTCAGCATTGCTCTGTGCACGTGAGATGCTTACTCCTGAGGATGCATCAGCTGACCTTATTCAAGCACTTAATAATCGACTGATTGCATTATCTTTTCATATCAGAGAATATTACTGGATTGATATGAGAAAGTTAAATGAGATCTACCGCTACACTACGGAGGAATATTCCTATGATGCAGTTAACAAGTTTAATATTTATCCAGATCAGATTCCCCCATGGCTGGCGGGTTGGATGCCCAATAAGGGTGGTTACCTAATAGGAAACCTCCAGCCAGCTCACATGGATTTCCGTTTCTTCTCACTTGGGAACTTATGGTCTATTGTAAGCAGTCTTGCTACAGTGGATCAGTCCCACGCAATACTAGATCTTATTGAAGCAAAATGGGCAGACCTTGTGGCTGACATGCCTTTCAAAATATGTTATCCAGCTCTTGAAGGCCAGGAATGGCGAATTGTCACAGGCAGTGATCCCAAGAATAC TCCATGGTCCTATCACAATGGAGGTTCCTGGCCAACTTTGTTGTGGCAG CTCACTGTGGCCTGCATAAAGATGAACAGACCAGAGATTGCTGAAAATGCCGTAAGGATGGCTGAGAGACGCATATCCCAGGACAAGTGGCCTGAATATTATGACACCAAGCGTGCTAGGTTTATTGGAAAACAGGCTCACCTCTTTCAAACATGGTCGATTGCAGGGTATCTTGTGTCGAAGCTTCTCCTTTCTAACCCATCTGCAGTGAGAATTCTGGCAAATGAAGAGGATGCTGACCTTGTGAATGCCTTCTCGTGCATGATCAGCTCGAATCCGAGACGAAAACGTGGTCGGCCAGCAGTTGAAAAGAGGTTCATAGTGTGA
- the LOC104421281 gene encoding putative low molecular weight protein-tyrosine-phosphatase slr0328: MRPLRLHSVRAATPLYLPFCPSAPSPSLRSPFLPLSPPPARRSSSLRSSNPGLGRRPDPPSTRSPMSSPSPSSPPPPPTPPSAAGSAAAEAAAEKPFSVLFVCLGNICRSPAAEGVFRDLVKKRGLDSAFNIDSAGTIDYHEGNLADPRMRTAAKSRGVEITSTSRPIRAADFRDFDLILAMDKQNREDILEAFNRWKFRETLPEDAHKKVKLMCSYCKKHDESEVPDPYYGGPQGFEKVLDLLDDACESLLDSILAEKSQN, translated from the exons atgaggCCGTTGCGCTTGCACAGTGTCCGAGCGGCAACGCCCCTATATTTACCCTTCTGCCCCTCcgccccctctccctccctccgcTCCccatttctccctctctctcctccgcccgCGCGCCGCTCCTCTTCCCTCCGGAGCTCGAACCCAGGGCTCGGTCGCCGTCCCGATCCTCCTTCGACCCGCTCCCCGatgtcgtcgccgtcgccgtcctctcctcctcctcctccgacgcCGCCGTCCGCGGCGGGGagcgcggcggcggaggcggcggcggagaagCCCTTCTCCGTGCTCTTCGTGTGCCTCGGCAACATCTGCCGGAGCCCCGCCGCGGAGGGCGTGTTCCGGGACTTGGTGAAGAAGAGAGGGCTCGATTCCGCCTTCAACATCGATTCCGCCGGCACCATCGATTACCACGAG GGCAATCTCGCTGATCCGAGAATGAGAACGGCAGCTAAGAGTCGCGGTGTTGAGATCACGTCTACATCGAGGCCGATAAGGGCAGCTGATTTTAGGGATTTTGATCTTATCCTCGCGATGGATAAGCAAAACAGAG AGGATATATTGGAAGCCTTCAATAGGTGGAAATTTAGGGAGACCTTACCTGAAGACGCGCACAAGAAG GTTAAGTTAATGTGTTCATATTGCAAGAAGCACGATGAAAGCGAAGTACCAGATCCTTACTATGGTGGACCCCAGGGTTTTGAGAAG GTGCTCGATTTGCTGGACGACGCTTGCGAGTCATTGTTGGACAGCATTTTGGCCGAGAAaagtcaaaattaa